The Poriferisphaera corsica DNA segment GCTGCGATTTCTAATCGCACCGGTCAGGCAGGCTAGCTGATAACGAATATAGCGACTAGGGTATTCGAGCTGTAGGCATTTTGGCAACCCCGTCCAATAACCTCTTGCATCCTCACCAAAGTCTAATCTTCACCCTGATTTCTGCATTGATCACCAAACAGCTATAATCCCTCTTCCTCACTCACATGTGGGCCATTATGCCTGTGGCACGACCTGCCCCACAGCCCACTAAACCCTACAGACAAGATCATCCATGAAACAGCTTTATCTCAGAAATATCGCGGTCATCGCTCACGTCGACCACGGAAAAACCACCCTCACAGACCAGATGCTCTACCAATCGGGCATGTTCCGTACCGAAGATCTGGACAAACTGGCAGGCGGTCAGCACAACCTCATCATGGATACAGGCGATCTTGAGCGAGAACGTGGCATCACCATTACCTCCAAAAACTGCTCGGTTCGATATGACGGATCTGATGGGAATGAGTACAAAATCAACCTGATCGACACGCCGGGCCACGCCGACTTTGGCGGCGAGGTCGAACGTGTCCTAAAAATGGCAGATGGCTGTCTGCTCGTCGTCGATTCCTTCGAGGGCCCGATGCCTCAGACGCGTTTTGTGCTCGAAAAGGCCTTAAGCCACGGCCTCAAGCCGGTTGTCGTCATTAATAAAATCGACAAACCCAACGCTCGCCCCGATGACGTGATCAACGAAGTCTTTGACCTGCTCAGCGATCTTGAAGCTCCGGATGATTGTCTCGACTTCCCGGTCGTGTTTGCCTCGGCAAAGGATGGCTGGGCGACGACCAATGGCGATCGTCTCGGCGAAGATCATCCACGTGATGTCCGCGAACTGTTCGAAACGATCATCCATGAGGTTCGTCCACCTGCTGTGAGCGCCATGGAGGGAATCGAAGACGAGCCATTACAGATGATGGTGACCACGATCATCTATTCAGAATACGTTGGCCGTATCGCGGTTGGGCGTGTTGAAGCGGGCACGATCAAGTCAGGCACACCTGTTACCGTGGTGAAACGTGTTGACAGCGAACATAAAAACCAACGTGTTTTACAGGTTCAGCAGTTCGAAGGCCTCACACGAACTGACGTTGAAAACGCAATTGCTGGCGATATCTGTGCGGTTACCGGCCTCGATGGCATCGACATCGGCGACACCATTGCCTGTGCAGAAAACCCACTCGCCCTTGATGCGGTCATGATCGATGAGCCGACGCTCACGATGACCTTCCGTGTGAACGATTCGCCGTTCGCGGGGCAGGACGGCAAGTTTGTAACCTCGCGTCAGGTCTGGGATCGCTTGCAGCGTGAATTGCAATCAAATGTTGCCTTGCGTGTTGAGCCGGGCGATTCACCAGAGCAGTTCCAAGTATCGGGCCGCGGCCTCATGCACTTGGGTGTCCTCGTTGAAACGATGCGCCGTGAAGGTTATGAGCTTTCAGTTGGTAAGCCCCGCGTGATCTATAAGAAGATCAATGACAAAGTGCACGAGCCGATCGAGCAGCTCGTCGTCGATTGCCCCAGCGAGTGCCAATCAGACGTGATGAGTCTGGTCGCCAATCGCCGAGCTGAAATCATTAAGATGGACCCGAAACCGGGTGCGGGCGATTACATTCATATCGAATTTACCATCCCTGCTCGCGGCTTGATTGGCTTACGAACCCGTATGCTAACCGCCACGCAAGGCCGTGCAATCATGCACCACACACTGCTCAAGTACGAGCCTCTCCGCGGCGAAGTCCCCAAACGCCCGCTTGGCGTCATGGTCGCTACCGACACCGGCCAGGTCACACCCTATTCGCTCGACCGCCTCTTTGATCGTGGCAACTTCTTCGTTCAGCCCGGCGATAAAATCTACGAAGGCCAAATCGTCGGCGAGCACTGCAAGGACAACGACATCACCGTTAACCTTGTCATCAATAAGAAGCATTCAAACGTCCGCGCCGCAGGCTCTGACGATGAAACAAAGGTGAAACCCGCCCGTATTCTCAGCCTTGAAGCCTCGATGGAATACATCGAGGAAGATGAGCTTGTCGAGGTCACACCAGAGCACGTACGCATGCGTAAGTACCTGTTGAGCGAATCAATTAGGCGCCGTGAAGCTCGCAAAGGCAAAGCCTCCAAATAACCGGCTTCACACACCCTTATTCCGCTTTTCACATCGCTGTGACAGGCCTGCGAAATAAGGTTGTCATCGCAATTCGGTTTATGTTATAATCGAGCTTGTAACGATGGTTACCCCTAGCTGATGGGTCACTCAGCCTAAAACAGATCAACCACCCCCACCCGACTCCTTGGCCATTGGCCAAGGGGTTTTTTTGTGGCCTCAAAGCCATAGCTCATACTCACTCAAACGCAC contains these protein-coding regions:
- the typA gene encoding translational GTPase TypA — its product is MKQLYLRNIAVIAHVDHGKTTLTDQMLYQSGMFRTEDLDKLAGGQHNLIMDTGDLERERGITITSKNCSVRYDGSDGNEYKINLIDTPGHADFGGEVERVLKMADGCLLVVDSFEGPMPQTRFVLEKALSHGLKPVVVINKIDKPNARPDDVINEVFDLLSDLEAPDDCLDFPVVFASAKDGWATTNGDRLGEDHPRDVRELFETIIHEVRPPAVSAMEGIEDEPLQMMVTTIIYSEYVGRIAVGRVEAGTIKSGTPVTVVKRVDSEHKNQRVLQVQQFEGLTRTDVENAIAGDICAVTGLDGIDIGDTIACAENPLALDAVMIDEPTLTMTFRVNDSPFAGQDGKFVTSRQVWDRLQRELQSNVALRVEPGDSPEQFQVSGRGLMHLGVLVETMRREGYELSVGKPRVIYKKINDKVHEPIEQLVVDCPSECQSDVMSLVANRRAEIIKMDPKPGAGDYIHIEFTIPARGLIGLRTRMLTATQGRAIMHHTLLKYEPLRGEVPKRPLGVMVATDTGQVTPYSLDRLFDRGNFFVQPGDKIYEGQIVGEHCKDNDITVNLVINKKHSNVRAAGSDDETKVKPARILSLEASMEYIEEDELVEVTPEHVRMRKYLLSESIRRREARKGKASK